One window of Terriglobia bacterium genomic DNA carries:
- a CDS encoding glycosyltransferase — translation MEPGERRKRARISETPPPPPPPPRLDDYEPIIGRPELDELHFLARQLRGKTVKMVNSTAVGGGVAEILNRLVPLLNELEVHTKWEVITGGNDFFEVTKGFHNALHGGEYNLTKQAKDIFMLYNEQNRQRMEFGEDLFVIHDPQPAGLIGSRARNRGRWIWRCHIDVSNPHPAVWGFLRPLVEQFDAAIFSAPAFSRQLSIPQYLLYPAIDPLSEKNKELPEESIAKVCDDFGIDRSRPIVTQISRFDRLKDPVGVILAYKLAKKYVDCQLVLAGGGATDDPEGAAVLQEVMDEAGDDPDILVLNLPPWSALEINALQRASTIVVQKSIKEGFGLTVTEALWKSKPVIAGAVGGIPTQVIHKLTGVLVHSVEGCAYQIRYLLTHPEYAAQLGRNGREHAKENFLMTTNVKRYLLLYQIMLGMARPEKAPLQE, via the coding sequence ATGGAGCCCGGAGAGCGCCGCAAGCGTGCGCGGATTTCGGAAACGCCGCCGCCGCCGCCACCGCCGCCGCGGCTGGACGATTACGAGCCTATCATCGGGCGTCCCGAGCTCGACGAGCTCCATTTCCTTGCCCGCCAGCTACGCGGCAAGACGGTGAAGATGGTGAACTCCACCGCCGTGGGCGGCGGCGTGGCCGAAATCCTCAACCGGCTCGTCCCGCTGCTGAACGAACTGGAAGTGCACACGAAATGGGAGGTTATCACCGGCGGTAACGACTTCTTCGAGGTCACCAAGGGCTTCCATAATGCGCTGCACGGCGGCGAATACAACCTGACAAAGCAGGCGAAAGACATTTTCATGCTCTACAACGAGCAGAACCGCCAGCGCATGGAGTTCGGCGAGGACCTGTTCGTCATCCACGACCCGCAGCCGGCGGGGTTGATCGGCTCGCGGGCGCGCAACCGCGGCCGCTGGATCTGGCGCTGCCACATTGACGTCAGCAATCCGCACCCCGCGGTCTGGGGATTTCTGCGCCCCCTGGTGGAGCAGTTCGACGCCGCCATATTCTCCGCGCCGGCGTTTTCGCGGCAGTTGTCCATACCGCAATACTTGCTTTATCCCGCCATCGATCCGCTATCGGAAAAGAACAAGGAGTTGCCGGAGGAATCCATCGCCAAGGTCTGCGACGACTTCGGGATTGACCGCAGCCGGCCGATCGTCACCCAGATTTCGCGCTTCGACCGCCTGAAGGATCCGGTGGGCGTGATCCTGGCCTACAAGCTGGCGAAGAAATACGTGGATTGCCAGTTGGTGCTAGCCGGCGGCGGCGCCACCGACGATCCCGAAGGCGCGGCGGTGTTGCAGGAAGTGATGGACGAGGCGGGCGACGATCCCGACATCCTCGTGCTCAACCTGCCACCGTGGTCCGCGCTGGAGATCAACGCCCTGCAGCGAGCCTCCACCATCGTGGTGCAGAAGTCCATCAAGGAAGGCTTCGGCCTGACCGTGACCGAGGCGCTGTGGAAGAGCAAGCCGGTGATTGCCGGAGCGGTGGGCGGCATTCCGACCCAGGTCATCCACAAGCTCACCGGAGTGCTGGTGCACTCGGTGGAGGGCTGCGCTTACCAGATCCGCTATCTGCTCACGCACCCGGAATACGCCGCTCAACTGGGGCGTAACGGTCGCGAGCACGCCAAGGAAAACTTCCTCATGACCACCAACGTGAAGCGCTACCTGCTGTTGTACCAGATCATGCTGGGAATGGCGCGGCCGGAGAAAGCGCCGCTCCAGGAGTAG
- a CDS encoding DUF488 domain-containing protein — translation MATLFTIGHSTRSLDELMEALRAHGVARLVDIRSFPMSRRLPQFNRENLERELPRSGIDYVWMKALGGRRKKIRNESPNTALRSDSFRNYADYMLTAEFRDTAAALVRMAEAKPTAYMCAERVYFRCHRMMVSDYLVAHGHTVLHIDATGPARAHKLMDVARVADGELIYNGGELF, via the coding sequence GTGGCCACGCTTTTCACCATCGGTCACTCCACACGCTCCCTCGACGAGCTGATGGAAGCGCTGCGGGCGCACGGCGTGGCGCGGCTGGTGGACATCCGTTCGTTCCCCATGTCGCGCCGGCTGCCGCAGTTCAACCGCGAAAATCTGGAGCGCGAGTTGCCCAGAAGCGGGATTGATTATGTCTGGATGAAAGCGCTGGGCGGCCGGCGCAAGAAGATCCGCAACGAATCGCCCAACACCGCACTGCGCAGCGACTCCTTCCGCAATTACGCCGATTACATGCTCACGGCGGAATTCCGCGACACCGCGGCTGCCCTGGTGCGCATGGCGGAGGCGAAACCCACCGCGTACATGTGCGCCGAGCGCGTGTATTTTCGCTGCCATCGCATGATGGTCTCGGATTACCTGGTGGCACACGGGCACACCGTGCTGCACATCGACGCCACCGGCCCGGCGCGCGCGCACAAGTTAATGGACGTGGCGCGCGTCGCTGACGGAGAGTTGATTTACAACGGCGGGGAGCTGTTTTGA